From Pirellulales bacterium:
GTAAGCCAAGTGAGACCGCTCAGAAGGACGGATTTCGAGGTTTGGCCATTTTTGCTTGGGTTGATTTGCCAACAGCCAAGCGCACGGTATCGGAGACCCTCGATATTGCCTACCGCGATCGCGAGAGAGAGGTAGAGAAAGCTGGGCAGCGGCCCCCACGCAGAAAATCCTGTTGTGAGCGTATCGCTGATGAGCGCACGAAGAAACAAACGCCCGTAAGTCCGTTCAATCTCTCAACGCAAATTCCGGCCCAAGATAGGGCCGAAATGTGGAAGTTTAGGCATCACCGGCCGCGCGAGCCTCTACGAAAGAGATTGGGCGGCTAAAAAGCGGGCAAACACAATAAGGGAGACCAATATCGACCTCGAATGGATCGATTACAAAATTTGAGTGACATTTCCGACGACGAGCTTGAAGCCTCAACGCAATCTGTAGGAGCCAATGCCTGCACGCAAGGTGCCTGCTTCAGTCTTGATTGACCGTCACATGCTGCTGCAGCACTGGATTGTAAAGACCTGCGACTTTAATTTTCTGCATTCTGCGCAATCAAATCGATCCCGCCCCCTCGCGATCGAAATTGCGAATATGATCTCCCTCCCCGTATTCGCTGAGCGCGGAAACTGCGGCCGGTGACAAAAAAGTCACCGGCTATTTTTTCGCCGGTACATGTCCATTTAAGAGTCCCCCGGAGTTCGTCGACGTGAGCAAGCGCAGCAGCGGCATGGTCAACGAAAGATTGTCATAGCAGTCCCGAGAGGGCTGCGCCAACTCATTCCAATCAAGGACTTACCAAAAAGTGGGACGCCGCATCGGTCCAAGGGATCATTAGGCTTTCTACCGCGGGTGTCCCACCTCCCCGACTTCACCGAATGAATTTTTCTTTCCAGAAAAATTCAGGCGATATTCCATAACCTATCAATCTGCAAATCCGGGCCCATAAATTAGCTATCGCGTCGATCGTCGAGCTGAAGCTTTCCTCGATTCATTCTCATTCCCCAATCTTATTGGACTTGCCAATGGGGCAGCCTCTTCGGCTCACCTAAGGCCAGCTTTGCGCGCTGCCAGAAGCGCAATAAGTGAAATCAATGCAGCAGCGCTGAGATAGTAGCCTGGCGCAACATTGCTTCCTGAGAAGTTGATCAAGAGGCCATTGATCAGCGGCGCAAACCCTCCGAAAAAGCCGACCGCAAGCGAGTAGCTTATGGAAAGTCCCGTAGTCCGAACTTGAGTTGGGAACAGCTCAGACAGCATGGCAGGTAGCGGACCGACATAGATTGCCACGCAGATACCAGTCCAAAGCTGGAATAAGAGCAAATTTGCAAACGTCGGTGTTGTCGTCATTCTCCCAAGCAGCGGAATGGCTGTGACCATAATGATAAGACCTGCGATGCCTGCGATAGGCAGCCTCCCCCATTTATCGGATAATGCGCCCGCGACGGGGACCAACACCACTTGGGCGATACCTGTGATGAGACCTACCCGGAATACGTCAGACGGCAAAAATCCGAGGTATCTGACACAGAACGTTTGCATGAACACCAGAGTATAGATCGCGACGGTCGCAAGCGTCACGAGTCCAATTGCAACTAACATTTTCGATTTAAAAAATGACGCGATTTCACTTGTGGGCGATGAGCTCACTTGGATCGACTGGAATTCAGCGCTCTCCGCGATGCGACTTCGAACATAGACTGCAATTGGGCCAATCAATAATCCAAACACGAATGGAATTCGCCACCCCCAGGCATTTATCTGTTCTGCGTCAAGCGCCAAGCTTAGAAAAGTGCCGCAAGATGTCGCGAAAACGAGGGTAAGCGCCTGACTCGAAAATTGCCAACTCGCAATAAACCCGCGAGCAAGTCGATCTTGCTCGACAAGTAAAGTCGTTGAGCTTCCGAATTCACCGCCAGCTGATAATCCTTGCACGATGCGAGCGACGATAACTGTAATTGGCGCAAGCAACCCCGCGGATTGATATGTTGGCGCAAATGCAATCAACGCCGTACCCACTGTCATCAAAGAGATAGTCAAGGCAAGTGCCGGTTTGCGTCCGTAACGATCGGCATAATGTCCGAGAACAATGGCCCCTAACGGACGAACCAAAAAGGCTGCGCCAAACGTTGCCAACGAGAGCATAAGCGCCGATGATCGCTCACTAGCGGGGAAAAACTGCTTCGAAATCGGGACGATGAAATATCCAAAGATAACAAAGTCAAACCATTCTAACGCGTTCCCGAATGAGATGGCGACAATCGCTCGCCATTGCTGGTACCGGAACTTCGATCCGGGTGGCACGATGAAATCCCCAACTCATAGCTGCAAATCAGATCTTTGCTGAATGAGCCTATCCAGCCTGAACCAGTACAATGCCAATTGTAGCAAGCGCCATCGCGGCCCACTGCGCTCGCGTAACATATTGACGTAGCACAAAGACGCTGAGCAGCCCACCGAAGAGAATGCTACTTTCGCGTACAGGAGCTACCATTCCAATTGGGCCCTGCGAATACGCCCACATACCAAACAAGTAAGAGCACAACAACAAAAGGGCTCCTAAAAAGCATCGTCTGCCATTGGCGATGAGAATGGCGACCGGGTTTGCTCGACCCGTCAAACTAAGGATCGTGAGAGATGCCGCAGTACTAAGCGAACTTGCAACAGCATACTGGAGGAGATTTTCAAAGCCCCTGCCAGCAGTGCGAATGCCAACGACGTCAAGCAACAACGCCAATGCGAGTAGCAGCCCCGAGAAGACGGAAAAGATCAGGGTCTTTAGATCGGTCCTGTTAACTTGGGTCTGAGGTAGAGCGAAAATTAGGATACTGGTTACGACAATTGCCAGACCAATCAAGCCGCAAAGACGCTCACTCTCGTTAAAGACCAGCAGACCGATAAGAAAAAGGACTGCTGGTACTGTTGATCTGACAATCGCGTAGACCACACAAAAATCCGGATGGACGTATGCTCTTCCCAATATTCGCAGATAAAACACATTTACCAAGCTGGCCATGCCAATCCATGGCCAAGTTTGCGGAATGGGGGCGCCGATGAAAGGAAAAGCCACCAAGCATAGGGTCGCAGTCGCAATTACGAAACCCTGGAGCAAGTCTCGCGGCGCGGAATTTTGCTGTGCCAGCATATTCCAGCAAGCATGCAATAAAGCGCTGAAGGCAGCGGACATGAGAACAGCAGCAGTCATTTCCGCTTTTCCAAAATAAAGGCCAGTCACTGGTTTTCAAGGTGGCGATCAATTGCCCCGGGCGCCTCACTGATATCGGTCAGCTGACTTGCCCTCTGATAACGATGCATCTTCGAGAGCGTCGGAAATAGATCGCAGTTCATCATCTGAAATTGAGAACACCAAGGTGTGAAGATCCAGTACTGCGGTTCGGAGCAATCGCACAGTTACGTCAAGCGAGTGTTTTTCGGCGAGATCGATTTCATTTCTAAGCCTATCGATCAGAGCTAAGATTTCGACATCCCTTTCGTTGCTCATAGTCGTGGTACCTCGATTATGGCCACATCGGAGGTCTCACTGACCCACGAATCGGTACTTAGAACCTCACCGTACACTTTGATAATTTCCGTAATGGCCCCTTGAACTACCGACGCCGAAAAATTCCCAAGTCCGTGGCTTGTCGAAGCGTCGCAGAGATACGTAAACCGATGTTTGCGATGATATGCATCGATCGCCGTCGAAAGGCAGGCTGTCTCCCCAGCAAAACCAGCTATGACAAAATGGCCGCCGCAACTATCCATCAACTCGGCAAAAGACTTGTTCGAATAGCAAGACGGCAGGTTTCGATCGAAAATCATATCTGCCCCAGTCGGCTCAAAACCTTTGATCCAACCGGAGAAAATCGTGGCCGGGTTGAAATAAGACGAGTGAGTCAATTGACGAAAATAGGCGATAGGGAAACCCATGGACCGCGCGTGATAGAGCGCCATCTGGCACTTATCGAGGGCAGCTTTGGCTCCCGGCATCGCCATAGCACGGGGGTCCGCGATGTATTCTTGCTGTAAATCTATTAGAGCAAGACAAGGCGTCTTCGAGGGATCGGCTAGTGCTCTCAGATAGACGACTGAGCTCATGCTGCGGCAACCCCAGTTGAAGGCCGACGAAGCCCGCGGACAATCGAGCGCTCAAGAATGCCTGGTGACTGCCAATCACCTTCCGGCCGAATGATCACCTGCGGTGGGGTTTTTTCCGAAATTGCGTCGTGCTGCCGATCGGAGATATGGATCATCTCAACATAATCAAAATCGGAAAATACCAGGTCGCGTGCGTTCGCTGGAACTACGAAACCGCATTTGGACCAGAAACCCACCAGCCGTTTCTGGGCATATACGTAAATACGTTGATATCCCTTTGCGCGGCAGAATTCGACGCTGTCTCGCACAATCTGCCGCGCGAGACCTGAGCTACGAAACTCCTTGCGAACCACCAAACGCTCTACCTTGGCAAAATCTGCGAAATAACGGATACGCATGCAACCAGCTGGCTCATTGCCCACGTAGCCAATCAGATGCGTCGCAGAAAAATCGTTACCGTCAAACTCTTCGTCATACGGACATTCCTGCTCGGCAATATAGACGGCTCCGCGCAGCGCTACTGCCCGCATCAGATCGTCGACCGTGCGAGCAACACGCACGCGCAGCTTTGGAGGCACCAATCGCTGCGTCGGTGAATCTCTAGAAATTATGGCATTCGGCGTCCAATTGCTGCGGCGGAACACGTGGAACTGCGGCACCTTACTACCCGTAACGGGTGGTAGTTTTTGGAAACCGATTGCCTCGACAAAACGCGCCGCCGAATCATTGGTAGACCAGCAGAAAATGTCCGCCTGCTGGTTCTGCAGGTTCCAAATTTTTCGGCATGCGAGCGTGATCGCTACGGCTAAATTGCCAGGCGCAAACGCATGCCAGATATAAATGCCGGCTGCTTTTTCGCTTTGAGCCGAAATATACGAAAGCGGAGGGTTTTTGCGATCAAAGCTCCCATCCAGAAGCCCGCGTAGGCCCTCTTCGTTC
This genomic window contains:
- a CDS encoding GNAT family N-acetyltransferase; translation: MTIHDTRISSQGNLADRARGRIIRPLDGREILGLARRLVVFTPNGNQIAALMEKARKAIPMLTTPEIVQRIASHNPDCFWAIARRDRFDIRCPEGEGYYAFLTLNEEGLRGLLDGSFDRKNPPLSYISAQSEKAAGIYIWHAFAPGNLAVAITLACRKIWNLQNQQADIFCWSTNDSAARFVEAIGFQKLPPVTGSKVPQFHVFRRSNWTPNAIISRDSPTQRLVPPKLRVRVARTVDDLMRAVALRGAVYIAEQECPYDEEFDGNDFSATHLIGYVGNEPAGCMRIRYFADFAKVERLVVRKEFRSSGLARQIVRDSVEFCRAKGYQRIYVYAQKRLVGFWSKCGFVVPANARDLVFSDFDYVEMIHISDRQHDAISEKTPPQVIIRPEGDWQSPGILERSIVRGLRRPSTGVAAA
- a CDS encoding MFS transporter, yielding MPPGSKFRYQQWRAIVAISFGNALEWFDFVIFGYFIVPISKQFFPASERSSALMLSLATFGAAFLVRPLGAIVLGHYADRYGRKPALALTISLMTVGTALIAFAPTYQSAGLLAPITVIVARIVQGLSAGGEFGSSTTLLVEQDRLARGFIASWQFSSQALTLVFATSCGTFLSLALDAEQINAWGWRIPFVFGLLIGPIAVYVRSRIAESAEFQSIQVSSSPTSEIASFFKSKMLVAIGLVTLATVAIYTLVFMQTFCVRYLGFLPSDVFRVGLITGIAQVVLVPVAGALSDKWGRLPIAGIAGLIIMVTAIPLLGRMTTTPTFANLLLFQLWTGICVAIYVGPLPAMLSELFPTQVRTTGLSISYSLAVGFFGGFAPLINGLLINFSGSNVAPGYYLSAAALISLIALLAARKAGLR
- a CDS encoding isochorismatase family protein: MSSVVYLRALADPSKTPCLALIDLQQEYIADPRAMAMPGAKAALDKCQMALYHARSMGFPIAYFRQLTHSSYFNPATIFSGWIKGFEPTGADMIFDRNLPSCYSNKSFAELMDSCGGHFVIAGFAGETACLSTAIDAYHRKHRFTYLCDASTSHGLGNFSASVVQGAITEIIKVYGEVLSTDSWVSETSDVAIIEVPRL